Genomic window (Polyangia bacterium):
TGGTCCTGGTCTGCGTGAAACCGCACGAGGTGGCGGTGGCGCTGAACAACGACGACCTGCGCGCGGCCCTGGCCGGCAAGCTGGTGGTCAGCATCGCCGCCGGCATTCGCCTCGATCAACTGTCCGGCTGGTTGCCGGACAGCGCGGTCATTCGCGCCATGCCCAACACCCCGTGCTTGATCGGCGAAGGCATGACCGTCATCGCCCGCGGCCGCGGCGTCACCGACGAGCAGGCGGCGCAGGCGATGGCGATCTTCCACGCCGTCGGCCGCTGCGTGGAAGCCGAGGACAAGGTGATGGACGCCGTGACCAGCCTGAACGGCAGCGGCCCGGCCTTCGCGTACATGATTCTGGAAGCGCTGACCGACGGCGGCGTGCGCATGGGCCTGCGGCGAGACGCGGCCATGGAGATCGCCGCGCAGATGTTCCAGGGCGCCGCCCGCATGGTTCTGCAGACCGGCATGCACCCGGCGGCTTTGAAGGATCAGGTGACCACGCCCGCCGGCTGCACCATCGCCGGTTTGCTAACGATGGAAGACGGGCGCATCCGGTCAGTGCTGGCGCGCGCAGTGGAAGAAGCGGCGCACGTCGCCAGCAAGCTGGGCCAAAGCTGACGGCGTGCCCGACTTCAGCGCGTTGCTGTCGGCCGATGGGCTGGTCAGCCTGGTCAGCCTGACCGCGCTGGAGATCGTCCTCGGCATCGACAACATCATCTTCATCGCCATCCTGGGCGCGATCTGGTGCTGCTGGTCGGCGGGCTGTTTCTGATCGGCAAATCAGCCCACGAAATCTACCAACTGATGGAGGGCGACGAGGCCGACAGCGGCGGCGCGGCGCACGTCGCGAACCGGCGCGCGCCCGGCGTTCCGGACGCGGCCAGCGCCGGGTTTGCCAGCACCCTGGCGCAGCTTCTGGCCCTGGACATCCGTCAGCGAGTTCATCAACCGCCCTTTTTGGATCCGTTTAACAGCGTCAGAGGAGTGCAAACGCGCGAAAGCCGCCCTCCAATAGGTTGCGTACCTTCGCCCCGCACGTAACGGGTTTGCCTACGGAAATGTGATTAATAAGGTGAGACGCAGTGACAGGACCCGCCCACGCGAAGCCGGCGCACGCCACAAGATCCCCCTAGATCTCCACCACCGCCGATTTCGCCAGGTGGTCGATGATCCGGACGTCGGCGGTGGCCAGTCGCCACCCACGCAACCGGGCGTGACCGACAATCAACCGGTCGAACGGATCGCGGGTCCAGGATAGATCGACCGCCGCCTGGAACAGCGCCGTGGACGAAGGATCGTCCACGGCGAACCGCTCGTCGTCGGCGATCTTGTCCACCGGAAGCTTGAGCTTGATCCGCCCGAGCTCGGACAGAAACTGCATCTCCAGCAGGCTGGCTGGCGAAACGTAAAGACGGCCGCGGTCGGGAATCTTGCCGGCCCGGCGGTGCCCGGCCAAAAGCCAGATCAACGCGTGCGTGTCGAGCAGGATCAACGGCGCTTCCGGCCGACGAAGGTCAACCCCGCCGCGCCCCCCGCCCAGGTCCAATCGCCGCGGTCGACCGCCGGATCGACGATCTCCACCACCGGCGCCCGGGCCCGGGGCGGCCTGTTCTTGGTGGCCACCAGCTGAAAGCGCACGCCCTGCCGTTCGATGATCACCGCCTCGCCGCGCTCGGCGCTGTCCAGCAGCTCGGCCATGCGCATGCGGGCGTGGGCCACGCTGTAGCGTTTGGTCACATGTACAATGTACAGGCGCTCACCTTGACGGTCGAGGGTAATTCTTGCCCGCGCGCCGGAGGCGTGTTACCGCCTGGCCCGGAGGTATTGAATGAAATCCAGTTCGTCGAAGTGGGCCCTGACGTTTTCGTCGTTCCTGTTCCTGGCCGTGGTGCTGTCGCCGACGGCGGCGTCGGCGCAGGGCAACGGACCGTTCGCGCAACCGCCGGGACCGGGCGGCTTCGGCGCGGCCGGGCAGTTCGTGCTGACCGGTGGCGATTCGACCGAACTGAACAACACCCCCAGCTTCAGCATCATCAAACGGAGCGGCGATCGAACGTCGATCAACATCCAGCCTGCCCTCGACTACTTCATCATCCCAAACGTCACCATCGGTGGCATCGTTGGTCTATTCACCCAATC
Coding sequences:
- the proC gene encoding pyrroline-5-carboxylate reductase; its protein translation is MLKDDQTLTVLGCGTMGEAIVRGLLRAGRLKPGQIFATDRRSEVVKALKDKHGIRATSQNLEACGAASVVLVCVKPHEVAVALNNDDLRAALAGKLVVSIAAGIRLDQLSGWLPDSAVIRAMPNTPCLIGEGMTVIARGRGVTDEQAAQAMAIFHAVGRCVEAEDKVMDAVTSLNGSGPAFAYMILEALTDGGVRMGLRRDAAMEIAAQMFQGAARMVLQTGMHPAALKDQVTTPAGCTIAGLLTMEDGRIRSVLARAVEEAAHVASKLGQS
- a CDS encoding PIN domain-containing protein; amino-acid sequence: MILLDTHALIWLLAGHRRAGKIPDRGRLYVSPASLLEMQFLSELGRIKLKLPVDKIADDERFAVDDPSSTALFQAAVDLSWTRDPFDRLIVGHARLRGWRLATADVRIIDHLAKSAVVEI